A region of Arabidopsis thaliana chromosome 5, partial sequence DNA encodes the following proteins:
- a CDS encoding myosin heavy chain-like protein (myosin heavy chain-related; BEST Arabidopsis thaliana protein match is: unknown protein (TAIR:AT3G43148.1); Has 35333 Blast hits to 34131 proteins in 2444 species: Archae - 798; Bacteria - 22429; Metazoa - 974; Fungi - 991; Plants - 531; Viruses - 0; Other Eukaryotes - 9610 (source: NCBI BLink).), giving the protein MNFEIERPESPSFDDVGSSNNLCTRSNDIAGPHYQSTCTLQSLNRLGELCRIPAEVMKDLQTPEPTESPEDHRPGFFCVYEIYFKGCGLTFPLPEALVRYLAALEIALPQLTPNLLWTILGIITIAAEAGYVIGVPELNELLNVRRSSKKVGYFSAYPNANRNLISHLPNKDENEHHPWFLVKKSPTSIGNLPDLLPSKWTTKPAFIAPTLSTVEFGEFFKIVIEGETLWNSFTFDRFIEANHKLRMRPPGHLLQLPLPPPLPQGTSARAIAARRKTLSKSIVEACETNKTFLQSAVDKKEYSRTLLVDDGSAEGARSAGAYRPTPHREGHSGRLSHRERSPHRDSPRPASRTGLSSERLADLIQKKRDRSTGDSSSPKRDKTRAQTDRSPRLSAPSRSMGPPPPVTVSPSSGSGDAGTKVILVPQTKSLTAMETEGNVFRCFKTRKDTILPAFDRWRPANNKLNDMIEYYERLLLDREKEVMTWKDNYSSLESDLRSSNDARQKLEDQLDNLSSELMKSNGELQDQYQRYDKIQEELSTARDTLSESESSAYDLSNQLSELQLKYQAVANYRDAKLARSASKARKEVKGRGMELIQGAIIFIQTEKVRTELESDIKEYESNLLLLDQTHEDDFSEKQERNELKTVLEEKRSRLAVLPSSSFNPQQFEEFYTESPPLDQSGPSDPMEPEAPIVPVTIPEAVAIPPELPPSANSEKVVIEDDDGSDSGVPSEQPTTGESGENKTVAADPEPAQPELGVPENL; this is encoded by the exons atgaattttgaaattgaaagacCTGAATCCCCCTCTTTCGATGATGTCGGCTCTAGTAACAACCTTTGCACCCGGTCAAATGATATCGCCGGTCCCCACTATCAATCCACATGCACACTCCAATCTCTTAATCGATTGGGAGAGCTCTGTCGGATTCCGGCTGAAGTAATGAAGGACTTGCAGACACCGGAGCCTACCGAATCACCGGAGGACCACCGCCCTGGGTTCTTCTGCGTGTATGAGATCTATTTCAAGGGTTGCGGCTTGACTTTTCCTCTTCCCGAAGCCCTCGTTCGATACCTGGCAGCCCTTGAAATCGCTTTGCCCCAACTAACCCCCAATCTCCTCTGGACTATTCTGGGGATTATTACTATCGCGGCGGAAGCCGGGTATGTCATCGGGGTTCCCGAACTGAATGAACTTCTTAATGTGAGGAGATCTTCGAAGAAAGTCGGATACTTCTCGGCTTATCCGAACGCCAACAGAAACCTCATCTCGCACCTCCCTAACAAAGACGAGAACGAGCATCACCCGTGGTTTTTAGTCAAAAAGAGCCCTACTTCGATTGGAAATCTTCCGGACTTGCTCCCCTCGAAGTGGACTACTAAGCCCG CTTTCATCGCACCAACCCTATCGACCGTCGAATTCGGCGAATTCTTCAAAATCGTCATCGAAGGGGAAACCCTTTGGAACTCCTTTACTTTTGACCGGTTCATAGAGGCCAACCACAAGCTCAGGATGAGACCTCCTGGACATCTTCTCCAACTGCCATTGCCCCCTCCCCTACCTCAAGGGACTTCTGCTCGGGCCATCGCAGCTCGACGCAAGACGCTGTCCAAGTCGATCGTGGAGGCTTgcgaaacaaacaaaacattcctCCAATCCGCAGTCGACAAGAAAGAATACAGCAGAACCTTGCTGGTTGACGATGGCAGCGCCGAAGGGGCAAGATCTGCCGGCGCCTACAGACCCACTCCTCACCGCGAAGGCCACAGCGGCCGGTTATCTCACAGAGAACGATCACCGCACCGTGATTCACCTCGGCCTGCCTCCCGAACTGGACTAAGCAGCGAACGGCTTGCTGACTTAATtcagaaaaagagagacagaTCAACCGGCGACAGCTCCTCCCCCAAAAGAGATAAGACGAGAGCCCAAACTGATCGCTCTCCTCGCCTATCGGCACCATCCCGTTCTATGGGTCCTCCTCCTCCAGTCACCGTATCTCCTTCGTCTGGATCCGGAG ATGCTGGAACTAAGGTTATTCTGGTTCCTCAGACCAAGTCGCTCACGG CGATGGAAACAGAGGGAAATGTCTTTCGATGCTTCAAAACTCGAAAAGACACCATCCTGCCAGCCTTTGATAGGTGGCGCCCT GCAAACAACAAACTCAATGACATGATTGAGTACTACGAGAGACTGTTGCTAGACAGGGAGAAGGAGGTTATGACGTGGAAAGACAACTATTCGTCCCTTGAGTCCGATCTCCGTTCTTCAAATGACGCGAGGCAGAAACTGGAGGATCAACTAGACAATCTCTCCTCCGAACTCATGAAATCCAACGGTGAATTGCAGGACCAATACCAGAGGTATGACAAGATCCAAGAAGAACTCTCAACTGCTCGGGACACACTTTCAGAATCCGAATCCAGTGCATACGACTTGTCCAATCAACTGTCCGAATTGCAGCTCAAGTACCAAGCAGTGGCTAACTATCGGGATGCTAAATTAGCGAGGTCGGCATCAAAGGCCAGAAAAGAAGTGAAAGGTCGCGGGATGGAATTGATCCAAGGGGCAATCATCTTCATTCAAACCGAGAAGGTTAGGACGGAGTTGGAATCAGACATCAAGGAGTACGAGAGCAATCTCCTCCTTTTGGACCAAACCCATGAAGACGACTTCTCCGAGAAACAAGAGAGGAACGAGTTGAAGACCGTCCTGGAGGAGAAGCGAAGTCGTTTAGCTGTCCTTCCTTCCTCGTCGTTCAACCCTCAACAGTTTGAGGAATTCTACACCGAATCGCCTCCCTTGGACCAATCTG GCCCCAGTGATCCCATGGAACCCGAAGCACCCATCGTGCCGGTGACGATTCCCGAAGCGGTAGCCATCCCGCCAGAACTTCCTCCATCCGCGAACTCGGAGAAAGTGGTCATTGAGGACGATGATGGTTCAGACTCCGGGGTTCCTAGCGAGCAGCCTACTACTGGCGAATCGGGTGAGAATAAGACAGTTGCCGCAGATCCTGAACCAGCTCAACCCGAACTCGGGGTGCCCGAGAACTTGTAG